One genomic window of Myxocyprinus asiaticus isolate MX2 ecotype Aquarium Trade chromosome 5, UBuf_Myxa_2, whole genome shotgun sequence includes the following:
- the LOC127440906 gene encoding uncharacterized protein LOC127440906, translating to MKTKELSVDLRDRIVSRHRSGEGYRKISAALKVPMSTVASIIRKWKKFGTTRTLPRAGRPAKLSDRGRRALVREVTKNPMVTLTELQHFSAERGEPARRTIISAALHQSGLYGRVARRKPLLSKRHMTAHLEFAKRHLKDSQIMRNKILWSDETKNELFGLNGKRHVWRKPGHRSSPGQYHPYSEAWWWQYHAVGMYFSGRNWETNQDRGKDECSNIQRHP from the coding sequence atgaagaccaaggaattgtctgtagacctccgagacaggattgtatcgaggcacagatctggggaagggtacagaaaaatttctgcagcattgaaggtcccaatgagcacagtggcctccatcatccgtaaatggaagaagtttggaaccaccaggactcttcctagagctggccgcccggccaaactgagcgatcgggggagaagggccttagtcagggaggtgaccaagaacccgatggtcactctgacagagctccagcatttctctgcggagagaggagaacctgccagaagaacaatcatctctgcagcactccaccaatcaggcctgtatggtagagtggccagacggaagccactcctcagtaaaaggcacatgacagcccacctggagtttgccaaaaggcacctgaaggactctcagatcatgagaaacaaaattctctggtctgatgaaacaaagaatgaactctttggcctgaatggcaagcgtcatgtctggaggaaaccagggcaccgctcatcacctggccaataccatccctacagtgaagcatggtggtggcagtatcatgctgtggggatgtatttcagtggcaggaactgggagactaatcaggatcgagggaaagatgaatgcagcaatatacagagacatccttga